A single window of Priestia filamentosa DNA harbors:
- the pgeF gene encoding peptidoglycan editing factor PgeF produces MEPFVKSKKETLLSLEPWESKYANLTAGFTTKKGGVSSPPYESLNLGLHVNDSAKDVVKNRHIVAEQLSFPLESWVCAEQVHGTTIQKVTMNDKGKGTQSYSDGIAKCDGIYTKDPSVLLSLCFADCVPLYFIAPNYHCIGLAHAGWRGTVGNIAGEMISAFKSEGIRESEIFVTIGPSIGECCYIVNDEVIDLVKTVLDDRSGSAYNEVEKGQYTLNLQKVNKHLLLQAGIAEENILLSSRCTSCESETFFSHRRDEGKTGRMFSFIGYKESVNL; encoded by the coding sequence ATGGAACCGTTTGTAAAAAGTAAGAAAGAAACCCTTTTATCGTTAGAGCCGTGGGAAAGTAAGTATGCCAACTTAACGGCTGGATTTACAACAAAAAAGGGTGGAGTAAGTTCTCCCCCTTATGAGAGCTTAAATCTTGGTCTACATGTGAATGATAGTGCAAAAGACGTTGTTAAAAATCGTCATATTGTAGCAGAACAATTGTCATTTCCACTCGAAAGCTGGGTATGTGCAGAACAAGTTCACGGCACAACTATTCAGAAAGTAACGATGAATGATAAAGGTAAAGGAACACAAAGCTACAGTGACGGCATCGCAAAGTGTGATGGTATTTATACAAAAGATCCATCTGTTTTACTTTCGCTTTGTTTCGCAGACTGTGTGCCGCTATATTTTATAGCTCCGAATTACCACTGTATTGGTCTTGCTCATGCAGGATGGCGTGGTACAGTTGGAAACATTGCAGGAGAGATGATTTCCGCTTTTAAAAGTGAAGGAATACGAGAGAGTGAGATTTTTGTTACTATCGGACCATCAATTGGCGAATGTTGCTATATTGTAAATGATGAAGTTATTGATTTAGTAAAAACGGTGCTAGATGATAGGTCAGGAAGTGCGTATAATGAAGTTGAAAAAGGTCAGTATACGCTGAACTTGCAAAAAGTGAACAAGCATTTGCTTTTACAAGCAGGAATTGCAGAAGAAAATATTCTTCTTTCCTCACGCTGTACAAGCTGTGAAAGTGAAACATTTTTTTCACATCGCCGTGATGAAGGAAAAACAGGAAGAATGTTTAGTTTTATTGGATATAAGGAGAGTGTCAACCTGTGA
- a CDS encoding YggS family pyridoxal phosphate-dependent enzyme: protein MNVAQNAAHIHSKIKAACERANRNIDEVKLVAVTKYVSKETAQKALDAGVVHLGENRNEGFLDKYETLGEEAVWHFIGSLQTRKVKDVIDKIDYLHSLDRLSLAKEIEKRAEHPVKCFIQVNVSNEETKHGLKKEEVIPFVQKLSDFQKIEVIGLMTMAPHIEDQEKLRHYFYELRLLKEKITALNLPSAPCTELSMGMSNDYEIAVEEGATFVRIGTSLVGKEF from the coding sequence GTGAACGTTGCACAAAATGCCGCACATATACATAGCAAAATAAAGGCAGCGTGTGAGCGCGCTAACCGTAACATTGACGAAGTAAAACTCGTTGCTGTGACAAAGTATGTTTCAAAAGAAACAGCTCAAAAAGCGTTAGACGCTGGCGTGGTTCATTTAGGAGAAAACCGCAATGAAGGATTTCTAGACAAATATGAAACGCTTGGTGAAGAAGCTGTTTGGCACTTTATTGGTTCCCTGCAGACGCGTAAAGTGAAAGATGTTATTGATAAAATCGACTATCTTCACTCTTTGGATCGTTTGTCTCTTGCAAAAGAAATAGAGAAACGAGCGGAACACCCTGTAAAATGTTTTATTCAAGTCAATGTATCGAATGAGGAAACAAAGCACGGTTTAAAAAAAGAAGAGGTTATTCCATTCGTGCAAAAGCTGTCAGACTTTCAGAAAATTGAAGTGATAGGCCTCATGACAATGGCTCCGCACATTGAAGATCAAGAGAAGCTAAGACACTACTTTTATGAACTTCGACTGTTAAAAGAAAAAATTACAGCTCTAAATCTTCCATCCGCACCTTGCACAGAGTTATCAATGGGCATGAGCAATGACTATGAGATAGCTGTTGAAGAAGGCGCAACTTTTGTTCGTATCGGAACCTCGCTTGTTGGAAAAGAATTTTAA
- a CDS encoding cell division protein SepF, which produces MGMKSKFKNFFALEEDEYVEEEYEQRRYEEEPREQEPREMKQQTQNQNQNVISLQSVQKSSKVVLFEPRMYAEAQDITDHLKNRKAVVVNLQRISRDQGVRIVDFLSGTVYALGGDIQKVGTNIFLCTPDNVDVTGAISDVGEEQVTNNKRW; this is translated from the coding sequence ATGGGAATGAAAAGTAAGTTCAAAAACTTTTTTGCTCTTGAAGAAGATGAATATGTAGAGGAAGAATATGAGCAAAGAAGATATGAGGAAGAACCAAGGGAGCAAGAGCCAAGAGAGATGAAACAGCAAACGCAAAACCAAAATCAAAATGTTATCAGTCTTCAAAGCGTACAAAAATCTTCAAAAGTGGTGCTTTTTGAGCCACGAATGTATGCGGAAGCACAGGATATTACAGATCATTTAAAAAACCGAAAAGCAGTTGTAGTAAATTTGCAGCGCATTTCCCGCGATCAAGGCGTGCGCATTGTAGACTTTTTAAGTGGAACAGTTTATGCATTAGGCGGAGATATTCAAAAAGTAGGAACGAATATTTTCCTATGTACACCAGACAACGTTGACGTTACAGGAGCCATTAGTGACGTAGGTGAAGAACAAGTAACCAATAATAAGAGGTGGTAG
- a CDS encoding YggT family protein: MLILNILDNVIQIYTWALIIYVLMSWVPNLRENAVGQFLGRICEPYLEVFRRIIPPLGMIDISPIVAFFVLNLARIGLHQVFMMFL; the protein is encoded by the coding sequence CTGTTAATATTAAATATTTTAGATAATGTGATTCAAATCTACACATGGGCCTTAATCATTTATGTATTAATGTCATGGGTTCCTAATTTGAGAGAAAATGCTGTTGGTCAGTTTTTAGGGCGCATTTGTGAGCCATATTTGGAAGTGTTTAGACGTATCATTCCACCGCTTGGAATGATCGATATTTCACCAATTGTAGCGTTTTTCGTTCTAAATTTGGCTCGCATTGGATTGCACCAAGTGTTTATGATGTTTTTATAA
- a CDS encoding RNA-binding protein, which produces MTELYQHFRKEEHEFVDAVLEWQGQVLNQYSPKLTDFLDPREQDIVHTIIGSEGDVKVSFFGGYEGAERKRALLFPSYYEPSEEDYELELFEVKYASKFVTLEHRHVLGTLMSVGLRRSKYGDIIAGEERIQFIVAREMSSFVKMNISKMGKTSVSLQTKPLNSVMDNKEELELKETTVSSLRLDAVLSSIHNISRQKVQTLINGGHAKVNWKTLEQPSFECNEGDTLSLKGHGRARVVSINGKTKKEKWRITVGKLK; this is translated from the coding sequence ATGACAGAACTTTATCAGCATTTCAGAAAAGAAGAGCACGAGTTCGTTGACGCTGTGTTAGAGTGGCAAGGGCAAGTATTAAATCAATATAGCCCAAAGCTCACAGACTTTTTAGATCCCCGTGAACAGGATATTGTGCATACAATTATCGGAAGTGAAGGGGACGTAAAAGTTTCTTTTTTTGGTGGCTATGAAGGGGCAGAAAGAAAGCGTGCGCTTTTATTTCCAAGCTATTATGAGCCAAGTGAAGAAGACTATGAGCTTGAACTTTTTGAAGTCAAGTACGCGTCAAAGTTTGTCACACTAGAGCATCGACACGTACTTGGCACTCTAATGTCTGTTGGACTTAGACGTTCAAAGTATGGAGATATTATTGCTGGAGAAGAGCGGATTCAGTTTATTGTAGCTCGGGAGATGTCTTCCTTTGTGAAAATGAACATTTCAAAAATGGGAAAAACGTCTGTATCGTTACAAACCAAACCGCTAAACAGCGTAATGGACAACAAAGAAGAATTAGAACTGAAAGAAACGACGGTTTCATCACTTCGTCTTGATGCTGTTCTCTCTTCCATCCACAACATATCTCGGCAAAAAGTTCAAACTCTTATTAATGGTGGACATGCTAAAGTGAACTGGAAAACGCTTGAACAACCTTCTTTTGAATGTAATGAAGGAGATACTCTTTCTTTAAAAGGGCATGGACGAGCTCGTGTTGTTAGCATTAACGGAAAGACAAAGAAAGAAAAATGGCGAATAACGGTTGGTAAACTAAAATAA
- a CDS encoding DivIVA domain-containing protein: MPLTPLDIHNKEFNRGFRGYDEDEVNEFLDQIIKDYEQVIREKKEIEERVHELTEKLGHFTNIEETLNKSILIAQETAEDVKRNAQKEGKLIIKEAEKNADRIINESLAKSRKIMLDIEELKKQSKVYRTRFRMLIEAQLEMLDNDDWDHMMDYQMVAAGEDVDGEKGE; the protein is encoded by the coding sequence GTGCCTTTAACACCTTTAGATATTCACAATAAAGAATTCAACAGAGGATTTCGTGGATATGATGAAGATGAAGTAAACGAATTTTTAGATCAAATTATTAAAGACTATGAGCAAGTTATTCGAGAGAAAAAAGAAATTGAAGAACGAGTTCATGAACTAACAGAAAAGCTTGGTCATTTTACAAACATTGAAGAAACGCTAAACAAATCAATTTTAATTGCGCAGGAAACAGCAGAAGACGTTAAACGCAATGCTCAAAAAGAAGGAAAGCTTATCATTAAAGAAGCAGAGAAAAATGCGGATCGTATTATTAATGAGTCTCTTGCTAAATCTCGCAAAATTATGCTTGATATTGAAGAACTGAAAAAGCAATCAAAAGTATATCGTACAAGATTCCGTATGCTTATTGAAGCACAGCTTGAGATGTTGGATAATGATGACTGGGATCATATGATGGATTATCAAATGGTTGCAGCTGGTGAGGATGTTGACGGAGAGAAAGGCGAATAA
- the ileS gene encoding isoleucine--tRNA ligase: MEYKQTLLMPKTEFPMRGNLPKREPEMQKKWEEMSIYEKVQERTKGRPFFVLHDGPPYANGDIHMGHALNKVLKDFIVRYKSMAGFHAPYVPGWDTHGLPIETALTKKGVKRKEMSIAEFRKLCEEYAWQQIDGQREQFKALGVRGDWENPYVTLEPQYEAQQIRVFGEMAKKGYIYKGLKPVYWSPSSESALAEAEIEYQDKRSPSIYVAFDVKDGKGVLTDEKFVIWTTTPWTMPANLGISVHPALEYSIVEANGSKYVIASDLVESFTKEVEWDEYKVVRTLKGTELENITASHPLYGRDSLIMLGEHVTTDAGTGCVHTAPGHGEDDFIVSQKYGLEVLCPVDAKGVMTEEAGEFAGLFYDKANKPIVDKLEEVGALVKLSFITHSYPHDWRTKKPTIFRATAQWFASIKDFRSELLDAIKETEWTPKWGETRLHNMVRDRGDWCISRQRAWGVPIPVFYAENGDSIITDETIEHVSSLFREHGSNVWFERTAKELLPEGFTHPGSPNGEFTKEQDIMDVWFDSGSSHQAVLEEREDLVRPADLYLEGSDQYRGWFNSSLSTAVAVTGKAPYKGVLSHGFALDGQGRKMSKSIGNVVVPAKVMKQLGADILRLWVASVDYQADVRVSDEILKQVAEVYRKIRNTFRFLLGNLADFNPSEHRVEMENLREVDRYMMAKLNELIKNVKAGYDNYEFASVYQAVHNFCTIDMSSFYLDFAKDILYIEEESSHDRRAIQTVLYDSLVALTKLVSPILAHTADEVWAHIPAVEEESVQLTDMPEEFVVQGAEELLTKWSSFLTLRDDVLKALEVARNEKVIGKSLTAKVTLYPSETTKELLSSIKEDLKQIFIVSDLEIAGNKDEAPENAARFDEVAITVEKAEGETCERCWTVTKEVGENKNHPTLCTRCASIVGNMEIKEA, encoded by the coding sequence ATGGAATATAAACAAACGCTTTTAATGCCGAAAACAGAGTTTCCAATGCGTGGTAATCTTCCAAAGCGAGAGCCGGAAATGCAGAAGAAATGGGAAGAAATGAGTATTTACGAAAAAGTACAGGAACGCACAAAAGGTCGTCCGTTCTTCGTTTTACATGATGGACCTCCATATGCAAACGGAGATATTCATATGGGGCATGCGTTAAATAAAGTATTAAAAGACTTTATTGTACGTTATAAATCAATGGCTGGTTTCCACGCTCCATACGTACCTGGTTGGGATACGCACGGTTTACCTATTGAGACAGCTTTAACGAAAAAAGGTGTAAAGCGTAAAGAGATGAGCATTGCTGAGTTCCGCAAGCTTTGTGAAGAATACGCTTGGCAGCAAATTGATGGACAGCGCGAACAATTTAAAGCACTTGGGGTTCGCGGTGATTGGGAAAATCCATATGTAACGCTTGAGCCGCAGTATGAAGCACAGCAAATTCGTGTTTTTGGGGAAATGGCGAAAAAAGGCTACATTTATAAAGGTCTTAAACCTGTATACTGGTCTCCTTCAAGTGAATCAGCACTAGCAGAAGCAGAAATCGAATATCAAGACAAACGTTCACCATCTATCTATGTCGCTTTTGATGTAAAAGACGGAAAAGGCGTTCTAACAGATGAGAAGTTTGTCATCTGGACAACAACTCCTTGGACAATGCCAGCTAACCTTGGAATTTCGGTTCACCCAGCGCTTGAGTACAGCATTGTTGAAGCAAACGGGAGCAAATATGTTATTGCTTCAGACCTTGTTGAATCGTTTACAAAAGAAGTAGAGTGGGATGAGTACAAAGTTGTTCGCACTCTAAAAGGAACAGAGCTTGAAAACATCACTGCTTCACATCCGCTATACGGCCGTGATTCCCTAATCATGTTAGGTGAGCACGTTACAACTGATGCTGGTACTGGATGCGTTCATACAGCACCAGGACACGGGGAAGATGACTTTATCGTAAGTCAAAAATACGGACTTGAAGTACTATGCCCTGTTGATGCAAAAGGGGTTATGACAGAAGAAGCAGGCGAGTTTGCTGGATTATTCTATGATAAAGCGAACAAACCAATTGTTGATAAACTTGAAGAAGTTGGAGCACTCGTAAAATTATCGTTCATTACTCACTCATATCCGCATGACTGGCGTACGAAGAAACCAACAATCTTTAGAGCAACGGCACAATGGTTTGCATCAATTAAAGACTTCCGCAGCGAATTACTAGATGCAATTAAAGAAACAGAATGGACGCCAAAATGGGGAGAAACTCGTCTTCATAACATGGTACGTGACCGTGGTGACTGGTGTATTTCTCGTCAGCGTGCATGGGGTGTTCCAATTCCTGTGTTCTACGCAGAAAACGGCGACTCTATTATTACAGATGAAACAATTGAACACGTATCAAGCTTATTTAGAGAACATGGTTCAAATGTATGGTTTGAACGTACTGCAAAAGAACTTCTGCCAGAAGGATTTACACACCCAGGAAGCCCGAACGGTGAATTTACAAAAGAACAAGATATTATGGACGTTTGGTTTGACTCAGGTTCATCACATCAAGCTGTTCTTGAAGAAAGAGAAGACCTTGTGCGTCCAGCAGACCTTTACTTAGAAGGCTCTGACCAGTATCGCGGTTGGTTCAACTCATCTCTTTCAACAGCTGTTGCTGTAACAGGAAAAGCTCCATATAAAGGCGTATTAAGCCACGGATTTGCTCTAGATGGTCAAGGACGTAAAATGAGTAAATCAATCGGAAACGTTGTTGTACCTGCAAAAGTCATGAAGCAGCTTGGAGCAGATATTCTCCGCCTATGGGTTGCATCTGTTGACTATCAAGCAGACGTGCGCGTTTCAGATGAAATTTTAAAACAAGTTGCTGAAGTATATCGTAAAATCCGCAATACGTTCCGCTTCCTTTTAGGAAACTTAGCAGACTTTAACCCAAGTGAACATCGCGTTGAGATGGAAAACTTGCGTGAAGTTGATCGCTACATGATGGCTAAATTAAATGAGCTCATCAAAAACGTAAAAGCAGGCTACGATAATTATGAATTTGCTTCTGTTTACCAAGCTGTTCATAACTTCTGCACAATTGATATGAGCTCATTCTACCTAGATTTTGCAAAAGATATTCTTTATATTGAAGAAGAAAGCAGCCATGATCGTCGTGCAATTCAAACCGTTCTGTATGATTCTCTTGTTGCCCTAACAAAACTTGTATCTCCAATTTTAGCTCATACAGCTGACGAAGTGTGGGCACATATCCCAGCGGTGGAAGAAGAAAGCGTACAGCTAACAGATATGCCAGAAGAGTTTGTTGTACAAGGTGCAGAGGAGCTTTTAACAAAATGGAGCAGTTTCTTAACGCTTCGTGATGATGTGTTAAAAGCACTTGAAGTAGCTCGTAATGAAAAAGTGATTGGTAAATCATTAACAGCTAAAGTAACACTATATCCAAGTGAAACAACAAAAGAGCTTCTTTCTTCTATTAAAGAAGACTTGAAACAAATTTTCATCGTTTCAGATCTTGAGATTGCTGGGAATAAAGACGAAGCTCCTGAAAATGCAGCTCGTTTTGATGAAGTAGCAATCACAGTAGAAAAAGCCGAAGGTGAAACATGCGAACGCTGCTGGACAGTGACAAAAGAGGTTGGAGAAAACAAGAATCATCCAACACTTTGCACACGCTGCGCAAGCATTGTAGGCAATATGGAAATTAAAGAAGCATAA
- the lspA gene encoding signal peptidase II: MWYYLIALFVIALDQLTKWIVVQKMEYGESITVIENFFYITSHRNRGAAWGILEGKMWFFYLITIIVIGAIIVYIQKLGKKEARLKVALAFMLGGAIGNFIDRVVRKEVVDFIDTYIFSYNYPIFNIADSALVIGVILVCVFTLFDGKKESK; this comes from the coding sequence GTGTGGTACTATTTGATTGCTCTATTTGTTATTGCGCTTGATCAATTAACAAAATGGATTGTCGTTCAAAAAATGGAGTATGGAGAAAGCATTACGGTAATTGAAAATTTCTTTTACATTACATCCCATCGCAACAGAGGAGCGGCATGGGGAATACTAGAAGGGAAGATGTGGTTTTTTTACCTCATCACGATTATCGTGATTGGAGCAATCATTGTTTATATACAAAAACTAGGCAAAAAAGAAGCGCGTCTTAAAGTAGCACTTGCTTTTATGCTTGGGGGAGCTATTGGAAATTTTATCGACCGTGTCGTACGTAAAGAAGTTGTCGATTTTATTGATACATACATTTTTTCTTACAACTATCCAATCTTCAACATTGCAGATTCTGCACTTGTGATAGGAGTTATTCTTGTATGTGTGTTTACTTTATTTGATGGAAAAAAGGAGTCAAAATAA
- a CDS encoding RluA family pseudouridine synthase, whose product MEVITLSMEESQAGQRLDKVLSSSIEGSRTQIQQWIKDGNVKVNESKAKGNYKVKVNDTIVIEIPEPEPLDVVPEEMDLDIYYEDEDVLVVNKPRGMVVHPAPGHVSGTLVNGLMAHCKDLSGINGVMRPGIVHRIDKDTSGLLMVAKNDLAHESLVSQLVAKTVTRRYKAIVHGEIAHENGTIDAPIGRDKKDRQSMTVTNENSRDAVTHFKVLERFKDFTFVECQLETGRTHQIRVHMKYIGFPLAGDPKYGPKKTLDIDGQALHAGILGFDHPRTGEYKEFEAPLPEEFSDLLDLLAKRS is encoded by the coding sequence ATGGAAGTTATTACGTTAAGTATGGAAGAAAGTCAAGCAGGACAAAGGCTTGATAAAGTACTTTCTTCTTCGATTGAAGGATCAAGAACGCAAATTCAGCAGTGGATTAAAGATGGAAACGTCAAAGTAAATGAAAGCAAGGCTAAAGGAAACTACAAAGTAAAAGTAAATGATACGATTGTTATTGAAATTCCAGAGCCAGAGCCGCTTGATGTTGTTCCGGAAGAAATGGATTTAGACATTTATTATGAAGATGAAGACGTGCTTGTTGTAAATAAACCGCGTGGCATGGTTGTACATCCTGCGCCTGGTCATGTATCAGGAACGCTTGTAAATGGGCTTATGGCTCATTGTAAAGACCTTTCAGGTATTAATGGCGTTATGCGCCCAGGTATCGTTCATCGCATTGATAAAGATACGTCAGGCCTTTTAATGGTTGCTAAAAATGATTTAGCACACGAATCATTAGTAAGTCAGCTTGTTGCTAAAACGGTAACAAGACGATATAAAGCAATTGTCCATGGAGAAATTGCTCATGAAAACGGCACAATTGACGCACCAATTGGCCGTGATAAGAAAGATCGTCAAAGCATGACAGTTACAAATGAAAACAGCCGTGATGCTGTTACACATTTCAAAGTGCTCGAAAGATTTAAAGATTTCACTTTTGTAGAATGTCAGCTTGAAACAGGTCGTACACATCAAATTCGTGTTCATATGAAATATATTGGCTTCCCACTTGCTGGAGATCCAAAATATGGACCAAAAAAGACTCTTGATATTGACGGACAAGCGTTACATGCGGGCATTTTAGGATTTGATCATCCGCGTACAGGAGAATACAAAGAGTTTGAAGCGCCGCTTCCTGAAGAGTTCAGCGACTTACTTGATTTATTAGCAAAAAGAAGTTGA